A region from the Lolium perenne isolate Kyuss_39 chromosome 4, Kyuss_2.0, whole genome shotgun sequence genome encodes:
- the LOC127296123 gene encoding probable BOI-related E3 ubiquitin-protein ligase 3, translated as MAFFSHHHLQQPHPAAAPPPPQQHPAPLPFRNALPVPVDGQIPAPYAFFNPPPAFPDQAGQPQLVDPVGLTAAAGMGWRQPREQELLGENSQMSSIDFLQTGSAVSTGLALSLEDRRHGGGGSGAGNSSGDSPLLLLPMLDDDLSREVQRLDADMDRFIRAQNERLRQSILEKVQAKQFEALASVEDKILRKIRDKESEVQNINKRNSELEDQIRQMAGEVGAWQQRAKYNESMISALKYNLEQVCAHQSKDFKEGCGDSEVDDTASCCNGGAINLQLMPKESNHSKDSTACRVCKSSEACMLLLPCRHLCLCKECESKLSFCPLCQSSKILGMEIYM; from the exons ATGGCCTTCTTCTCCCACCACCATCTCCAGCAGCCCCACcccgcggcggcgccgccgccgccgcagcagcaTCCGGCGCCTCTTCCCTTCAG GAACGCGCTGCCAGTGCCGGTCGACGGACAGATCCCGGCGCCCTACGCCTTCTTCAACCCGCCGCCCGCCTTCCCGGATCAGGCCGGGCAGCCACAGC TGGTGGACCCGGTGGGGCTGACGGCCGCGGCGGGCATGGGGTGGAGGCAGCCCAGGGAGCAGGAGCTGCTGGGAGAGAACTCGCAGATGTCGTCCATCGATTTCCTCCAGACGGGCTCGGCGGTCTCGACCGGCCTGGCGCTCTCTCTGGAGGACCGCCGCCACGGAGGCGGCGGCAGCGGGGCTGGGAACTCCTCTGGCGATTCACCGCTGCTCCTGCTGCCGATGCTTGATGATGATCTCTCACGTGAGGTCCAGCGGCTCGATGCTGATATGGACCGATTCATCAGGGCCCAG AATGAGCGCCTGAGGCAGTCTATATTGGAGAAAGTTCAGGCAAAGCAATTTGAAGCGCTGGCCTCTGTTGAAGACAAGATCCTCCGAAAAATACGGGATAAAGAGTCAGAAGTACAGAACATTAACAAAAGGAACTCTGAACTGGAGGACCAGATTAGACAAATGGCAGGTGAAGTTGGTGCGTGGCAGCAAAGGGCCAAGTACAATGAGAGCATGATCAGCGCACTCAAGTACAACCTGGAGCAGGTATGTGCCCATCAAAGCAAGGACTTCAAAGAAGGCTGCGGAGACAGTGAGGTAGATGATACTGCATCCTGTTGCAATGGTGGTGCCATCAATTTGCAACTGATGCCGAAGGAGAGTAACCACTCCAAGGATTCCACGGCATGCAGGGTCTGTAAATCAAGCGAAGCATGCATGCTGTTGCTGCCTTGCCGACATCTTTGCCTATGCAAAGAGTGCGAGAGCAAGCTGAGCTTCTGCCCCTTGTGCCAGTCCTCCAAGATACTTGGTATGGAGATATATATGTAA
- the LOC127296124 gene encoding uncharacterized TPR repeat-containing protein At1g05150-like, with amino-acid sequence MALSASASASAGRGARAEKVRRIFDRFDANADGGLDRQEMASLVVAVNPRVKFSDDQISAILDEVFRTYAHFILPDNKGLSLAGLLRTYDDGAGDVDRDFLALSLPALDSSSPSDIALGDDPDDASSPHTATAASLLDDHLRPLGIAGTPPSSSSRAAAAAAPAWATSPNHGIAFDSSWSLLDDLEILVKRLRSKQLRKTPTNLSTDNLDSFSETGWSREISGSADSSLPPPQWDETSRDYLTFVKELAVLRTRADASRSREEAFDNHMVIGRALAEHRLARDALASFRRGCELQPTDVRPHFRAGNCLYALGRHAEAKEEFLLALEAAEAGNGSSLSADVLPQIHVNLGIAMEAEGMVLGACEHYREAAILCPSHARALKLLGSALFGVGEYRAAEKALEEAIFLKPDYADAHCDLGSALHAVGDDDRAVQEFQKAIDLKPGHVDALYNLGGLNMDAGRFVRAAEMYTRVLSIRPNHWRAQLNKAVALLGQGESEEAKKALKEAFKMTQRVEVYDAISHLKTLQKKKPKATKGKNDAAQGEEAFVIVEPSKFKRVGTKTTLRQDLASALDIRAFERTTKLGHCDAELLRKEMNETDVPVSYSGTGIPEKSIRKAALEVILRRLLSFLKPDTFQGAVKAMNERILSVLDASGSGRVDLGMFFAIIAPICSGPVDRRKRVVFDALLWRPASEGGRGQIRRSDALSYIKLLRAVYVPIHGASDMLEMHGESDPTMVSYTEFLEMFNDPDWGFGILTILVKLEDSDHVRHGSHTCSICRYPIIGSRFKETKHSFSLCNRCYSEGKVPSAFKLDEYRFKEYGNESEALIDKCMCFNLHSKNLEADA; translated from the coding sequence ATGGCGCTGTCCgcgtcggcgtcggcgtcggcggGGAGGGGCGCGCGGGCCGAGAAGGTGCGAAGGATCTTCGACCGCTTCGACGCCAACGCAGACGGCGGCCTCGACCGCCAAGAGATGGCcagcctcgtcgtcgccgtcaacCCGCGCGTCAAGTTCAGCGACGACCAGATCTCCGCCATCCTCGACGAGGTATTCCGCACCTACGCCCACTTCATCCTACCCGACAACAAGGGCCTCTCCCTCGCCGGCCTGCTCCGCACCTACGACGACGGCGCCGGCGACGTCGACCGCGACTTCCTCGCACTCTCCCTCCCCGCCCTCGACTCCTCCTCCCCCTCCGACATCGCCCTCGGCGACGACCCCGACGACGCCTCCTCCCcacacaccgccaccgccgcctcccTCCTCGACGACCACCTCAGGCCACTCGGCATCGCCGGCACGCCCCCCTCCTCCagctcccgcgccgccgccgccgccgcgccagccTGGGCGACCTCCCCCAACCACGGCATCGCCTTCGACTCCTCCTGGTCTCTCCTAGACGACCTCGAGATCCTCGTCAAGCGCCTGCGCTCCAAGCAGCTACGCAAGACCCCCACCAACCTCTCCACCGACAACCTCGACTCCTTCTCCGAAACCGGCTGGTCTAGGGAGATCTCCGGCTCGGCCGACTCCTCCCTCCCACCCCCGCAGTGGGACGAGACGAGCCGCGACTACCTGACCTTCGTCAAGGAGCTCGCAGTCCTCCGAACCCGCGCCGACGCGTCCCGGTCCCGCGAGGAGGCCTTCGACAACCACATGGTCATCGGGCGGGCGCTCGCCGAGCACCGCCTCGCCCGCGACGCGCTCGCCAGCTTCCGCCGCGGCTGCGAGCTGCAGCCGACCGACGTGCGCCCGCACTTCCGCGCGGGGAACTGCCTCTACGCGCTCGGCCGCCACGCCGAGGCCAAGGAGGAGTTCCTGCTCGCGCTCGAGGCCGCCGAGGCCGGCAACGGCAGCTCCCTCTCCGCCGACGTGCTCCCGCAGATCCACGTCAACCTCGGCATCGCCATGGAGGCCGAGGGGATGGTGCTCGGCGCCTGCGAGCACTACCGGGAGGCCGCCATCCTGTGCCCGTCGCATGCCCGCGCGCTCAAGCTGCTTGGGAGCGCGCTCTTTGGTGTTGGGGAGTACCGCGCGGCCGAGAAGGCGCTCGAGGAGGCCATCTTCCTCAAGCCGGACTACGCCGATGCGCACTGTGATCTGGGGTCGGCATTGCACGCGGTGGGGGATGATGACCGTGCGGTGCAGGAGTTCCAGAAGGCGATTGATCTTAAACCTGGGCATGTTGACGCCTTGTACAATCTTGGCGGGTTGAACATGGATGCAGGCCGCTTCGTGCGGGCTGCGGAGATGTATACCCGTGTGCTGAGCATCCGGCCGAACCATTGGCGTGCGCAGCTGAACAAGGCGGTCGCGTTGCTTGGGCAGGGGGAGTCCGAGGAGGCCAAGAAGGCGCTCAAGGAGGCGTTTAAGATGACGCAGAGGGTCGAGGTGTACGACGCCATCTCGCATCTCAAGACGCTGCAGAAAAAGAAGCCAAAGGCAACCAAAGGGAAAAATGATGCCGCCCAGGGAGAGGAAGCCTTTGTTATCGTGGAACCATCCAAGTTCAAGAGGGTTGGAACCAAGACCACGTTGCGGCAGGACTTGGCCAGTGCCCTTGATATAAGGGCCTTTGAGAGGACGACAAAGCTTGGCCACTGTGATGCCGAGCTTCTGAGGAAAGAGATGAATGAGACCGATGTCCCCGTATCCTATTCGGGCACCGGCATCCCAGAGAAGTCTATCAGGAAAGCAGCTCTTGAGGTTATCCTGCGGAGGCTGCTATCTTTCCTCAAGCCAGATACCTTCCAGGGGGCTGTCAAGGCTATGAACGAAAGAATTCTCTCCGTGCTTGATGCATCTGGCTCTGGTCGTGTTGATCTTGGGATGTTCTTTGCTATCATCGCTCCAATCTGTTCTGGTCCTGTGGATCGGCGCAAGCGTGTCGTCTTCGATGCTCTCCTTTGGCGTCCTGCCAGCGAAGGCGGCAGGGGCCAGATTCGAAGAAGTGATGCCCTAAGTTACATTAAACTTCTTCGTGCCGTTTACGTACCTATCCATGGGGCCAGTGACATGCTTGAAATGCATGGGGAGTCCGATCCTACCATGGTATCGTACACGGAGTTCCTTGAAATGTTCAATGATCCTGATTGGGGATTTGGAATCCTCACTATATTGGTGAAGCTTGAAGATAGTGATCATGTTCGCCATGGAAGCCATACCTGCTCCATATGCCGGTATCCTATCATCGGCTCGCGGTTCAAGGAGACAAAGCACTCGTTTAGCTTGTGTAACCGATGCTACAGCGAAGGGAAGGTTCCATCAGCCTTCAAGCTGGACGAGTACAGGTTCAAAGAATACGGTAACGAATCTGAGGCTCTTATCGACAAGTGTATGTGCTTTAATCTACATTCTAAGAATTTGGAAGCTGATGCTTGA
- the LOC127349033 gene encoding polygalacturonase QRT2-like, translated as MNIRALIPRGMASRKVILAVLFLLLLFIFPAIAFAFTGGMHTESVHRRLGERSVKADTLSHRPVQRHRKLGQETKPPQDAEFNVVSYGAVGDGKTDDTPAFQKAWAAACSSSTPATMLVPKEKNFLVKQTTFSGQCKSSVRFKLDGTLVAPGRSSWPKANMNKWIMFSNVDKLTVSGEGTMDGKGKVWWKNSCRVDKNLKCTKAPTALLLSKCNHLKVENIRLLNSQQMHMSVKDCKDVVLKHITIVAPGDSPNTDGIHIARTKDIQVMDCNIKTGDDCISIETGTENLYASKITCGPGHGISVGSLGDKNSEARVSNITINKAHLIGTTNGARIKSWQGGKGYAKNITFEDIIMEKVKNPIIIDQNYCDMMPKACKKQTSAVELSNIQFKNIRGTSGTKEAIKLDCSDTIPCHDLVLQDVKLTFSGHGKGATSTCKNAKLKKSDNVIPKTC; from the coding sequence ATGAACATACGCGCACTTATACCTCGGGGCATGGCATCTCGCAAGGTCATCCTGGCAGTGCTTTTCCTGCTGTTATTGTTCATCTTCCCGGCAATTGCCTTTGCATTTACAGGCGGCATGCATACAGAGTCCGTGCACCGCAGACTGGGAGAGAGGAGCGTCAAGGCCGATACCCTAAGCCACAGACCTGTCCAGCGACATCGCAAACTTGGTCAAGAGACCAAGCCTCCTCAGGACGCCGAGTTCAACGTGGTTAGCTACGGAGCCGTTGGCGATGGCAAAACTGATGACACCCCGGCGTTTCAGAAAGCTTGGGCCGCGGCTTGCTCATCGTCTACGCCAGCAACCATGCTGGTTCCGAAGGAGAAGAACTTTCTCGTCAAGCAGACCACCTTCTCGGGGCAGTGCAAGTCAAGCGTCAGATTCAAGCTCGACGGAACGTTGGTAGCTCCTGGACGATCAAGTTGGCCGAAGGCGAACatgaacaagtggatcatgtttAGCAACGTTGATAAGCTAACCGTGTCAGGCGAAGGGACCATGGACGGGAAAGGCAAAGTATGGTGGAAGAACTCATGCCGAGTCGACAAGAACCTCAAGTGCACAAAGGCCCCCACGGCGTTGTTGCTTAGCAAGTGCAATCACTTGAAGGTAGAAAATATCAGGCTCTTAAACAGCCAGCAAATGCATATGTCCGTCAAAGATTGCAAGGACGTAGTTCTGAAGCATATCACGATCGTTGCGCCCGGAGATAGCCCTAATACCGATGGCATCCATATTGCCCGCACGAAGGATATACAAGTCATGGATTGCAACATTAAAACCGGAGACGATTGCATATCCATCGAGACCGGAACTGAGAACTTGTATGCCTCAAAGATAACATGCGGCCCGGGTCATGGAATCAGCGTCGGAAGCTTAGGTGACAAAAATTCTGAAGCTCGTGTTTCCAACATAACTATCAACAAAGCACACCTCATTGGCACGACGAATGGTGCCCGCATAAAGTCGTGGCAAGGAGGAAAGGGATATGCCAAGAACATCACATTTGAGGATATCATCATGGAAAAGGTCAAGAATCCAATAATCATTGACCAAAACTATTGCGATATGATGCCTAAGGCATGCAAGAAACAAACTTCGGCGGTGGAGCTAAGTAATATTCAGTTCAAGAATATAAGAGGCACGAGTGGAACAAAAGAGGCTATCAAGCTAGACTGTAGTGACACCATCCCATGCCATGACCTTGTGCTGCAAGATGTGAAGCTTACGTTCAGCGGGCATGGCAAAGGTGCTACAAGTACATGCAAGAACGCGAAGTTAAAGAAATCGGACAATGTTATTCCAAAGACATGCTGA